One Calditrichia bacterium DNA window includes the following coding sequences:
- the xth gene encoding exodeoxyribonuclease III, with amino-acid sequence MTKMISWNVNGIRAAINKGFTDFVAQTQPDVLCLQETKAMQGQVELELPGYQQIWCSAERKGYSGVATFTKTAPLSVQCEMEHPDFSGEGRVLALEFADYFLVNVYTPNAQRELTRLDYRVQWDAEFLTYLKTLETKKPVIFCGDLNVAHQEIDLARPKANRGNAGFTDEERAGFDRIVEAGFIDTFREFQPDGGHYSWWSYRAGAREKNIGWRIDYFGISPSLRPRLKNAFILPEVLGSDHCPVGIEIA; translated from the coding sequence ATGACAAAAATGATCTCGTGGAATGTAAACGGCATTCGCGCCGCGATAAACAAAGGATTCACGGATTTTGTGGCGCAAACGCAGCCGGATGTGCTTTGCCTGCAGGAAACCAAAGCCATGCAGGGACAGGTGGAACTGGAGCTGCCCGGTTATCAGCAGATCTGGTGCAGTGCGGAACGCAAAGGCTATTCCGGGGTTGCCACCTTTACCAAAACTGCGCCGCTTTCCGTGCAGTGCGAAATGGAGCATCCGGATTTTAGCGGCGAAGGCCGCGTTTTGGCGCTGGAATTTGCGGATTATTTTTTGGTGAATGTGTACACGCCCAACGCTCAGCGCGAACTCACCCGGCTGGATTACCGGGTGCAATGGGACGCCGAATTTTTAACATATTTGAAAACATTGGAAACAAAGAAACCGGTGATTTTTTGCGGCGATCTGAATGTGGCGCATCAGGAAATTGATTTGGCGCGCCCAAAAGCCAATCGCGGAAACGCAGGTTTCACGGATGAGGAACGCGCCGGATTTGACCGGATTGTCGAAGCCGGATTTATCGATACATTCCGGGAATTTCAACCGGATGGCGGGCATTATTCGTGGTGGAGCTATCGCGCGGGTGCGCGGGAAAAGAACATCGGCTGGCGCATCGATTATTTCGGGATTTCTCCTTCGCTGCGGCCGCGGTTAAAAAATGCGTTCATTTTGCCGGAAGTTTTGGGCTCGGATCATTGCCCGGTGGGCATCGAAATAGCATAA
- a CDS encoding CoA-binding protein, which produces MVIMKKVNENIDFVLREYRTIAVVGLSPNPDRASNSVAKKMQRKGYKVIPVNPGQDEILGEKCYPSLLDIPEKVDLVNVFRPAEVTEPIAEQAVQIGAKGLWLQLGIINDKAAQIALAGGLDVVMDRCWSIEFNFLKEEEPKLQ; this is translated from the coding sequence ATGGTTATCATGAAAAAAGTAAACGAAAACATCGATTTTGTTTTGCGCGAATACCGCACGATTGCCGTTGTGGGACTTTCACCAAACCCGGACAGAGCGAGCAACAGCGTCGCCAAAAAAATGCAGCGTAAAGGCTATAAAGTCATTCCTGTCAATCCCGGGCAGGACGAAATTTTGGGTGAAAAATGTTATCCGTCGCTATTGGATATTCCCGAAAAAGTAGACTTGGTAAACGTGTTTCGTCCGGCGGAAGTAACCGAACCGATTGCGGAACAAGCCGTGCAAATCGGCGCGAAAGGTTTGTGGCTGCAGTTGGGCATTATCAACGACAAAGCAGCACAGATTGCATTGGCCGGCGGGCTGGATGTGGTGATGGATCGCTGCTGGTCAATCGAATTCAATTTTCTGAAAGAGGAAGAACCAAAGCTTCAGTAG
- a CDS encoding ion transporter, translating into MSTLPTAKRSNRFLELFTNEYNVMLVILLNTLVLFFDEFPTIRQQTSGVLVWIDYGCIVYFLIEAILKIRILGLKGYFSSGWNRFDFAVLVASFPSLLMPFFPAQHMDAFLAVSILRLGRLFRFFRLLRFIPNIQHLITGVKRALRASVGIFFALIILNLALSIGATMLFSDLSPEYFGNPLRSAYSLLKVFTIEGWYEIPDSLTEGKALSWQLGLLRGYFIVSVMIGGILGVSLANAVFVDEMTVDNTYRLERMVSKMHQEMIDMHQKSMAEQQEMLAQMREELRQTQHMIRKK; encoded by the coding sequence ATGAGCACACTACCGACTGCCAAACGTTCCAACCGGTTTCTGGAATTGTTCACCAACGAATACAACGTAATGTTGGTGATTTTACTGAACACACTGGTGCTGTTTTTCGACGAGTTTCCAACCATTCGGCAGCAAACCAGCGGCGTATTAGTGTGGATCGATTACGGTTGCATTGTTTATTTTTTGATCGAAGCAATTCTAAAAATTCGCATTTTGGGTCTAAAAGGCTATTTTTCATCCGGTTGGAATCGTTTCGACTTTGCGGTGCTGGTCGCCAGTTTCCCCTCGCTGCTCATGCCGTTTTTCCCGGCGCAGCATATGGACGCATTTCTGGCGGTTTCGATTTTGCGGTTGGGACGGTTGTTTCGCTTTTTCCGGCTGCTGCGTTTTATTCCGAACATCCAGCATTTGATTACCGGCGTAAAACGGGCACTCCGGGCGTCCGTCGGGATATTTTTTGCACTGATTATTCTTAACCTGGCGCTGTCCATCGGCGCGACAATGCTGTTCAGCGATCTCTCGCCGGAATATTTTGGCAATCCGCTGCGCTCCGCATATTCATTACTTAAAGTGTTCACTATCGAAGGCTGGTACGAAATTCCCGATTCGCTTACAGAAGGGAAAGCGCTTTCCTGGCAATTGGGATTGCTGCGCGGCTATTTTATCGTTTCGGTGATGATCGGCGGAATTTTGGGTGTATCGCTGGCAAACGCCGTTTTTGTGGACGAAATGACTGTTGACAACACCTACCGGCTGGAACGAATGGTCAGCAAAATGCATCAGGAAATGATAGACATGCACCAAAAATCGATGGCTGAGCAACAGGAAATGCTGGCGCAAATGCGCGAGGAGCTTCGCCAAACCCAACACATGATTCGTAAAAAATGA
- a CDS encoding zinc ribbon domain-containing protein, producing the protein MPLFEYRCTECDEKFEKLVYSSQTEPVKCDNCGSEQTEKLFSTFASAGFSSTSASGNAPGCGCGSSSGFT; encoded by the coding sequence ATGCCACTATTTGAATATCGCTGCACCGAATGCGATGAAAAATTCGAGAAACTGGTTTACTCTTCCCAAACTGAACCTGTGAAATGCGACAACTGCGGCAGCGAACAAACCGAAAAACTGTTCTCAACTTTTGCATCTGCCGGATTTAGCAGCACGAGTGCTTCCGGCAACGCCCCCGGTTGCGGCTGTGGCAGCAGCAGCGGCTTTACCTGA
- a CDS encoding ABC transporter permease: MTIKLPPKITTIARGVWDFSKFSSKVLSGFRYIWRHRQDTMEQIHIMGIQALPLVLIASMSIGMVLTLEWGKKLELFGAKLMLGRMVSITVIREIGPTITGLMLAGRSGAKLVSELGNMRLSEQIEALRAFGIDPIHRLVVPRVYASLLLMLPITIIADVCGIIAGWFAAVMWMGIDSEFFWISIQSGLLIKDLVIGAIKPPFYGLFIGLVGCYFGYHVSGGTVGLGKAATLTVMLTSISVLLLDFILTKTILSFY; encoded by the coding sequence GCCGCCAAAAATTACGACCATCGCCCGGGGCGTTTGGGATTTTTCCAAATTTTCTTCCAAAGTATTGTCCGGATTCCGATATATCTGGCGTCATCGCCAGGATACAATGGAGCAAATCCACATTATGGGCATTCAGGCGTTACCGCTGGTGTTGATTGCATCGATGAGCATCGGTATGGTGCTAACGCTGGAATGGGGCAAAAAACTGGAGTTGTTTGGCGCAAAACTAATGCTGGGGCGGATGGTTTCGATTACGGTGATCCGCGAAATCGGCCCAACCATCACCGGGCTGATGTTAGCTGGGCGCAGCGGCGCAAAGCTTGTTTCGGAACTCGGCAACATGCGGTTGTCCGAACAAATTGAAGCGCTGCGCGCCTTTGGTATCGATCCGATCCACCGGCTGGTTGTTCCACGCGTTTACGCTTCGCTGCTGCTCATGCTTCCCATCACCATCATTGCCGATGTTTGCGGCATTATCGCCGGCTGGTTTGCTGCAGTTATGTGGATGGGCATCGATTCAGAATTTTTCTGGATTTCCATCCAATCCGGATTACTGATAAAAGATTTGGTGATCGGCGCTATCAAACCGCCGTTTTACGGCTTATTTATCGGATTAGTCGGGTGTTATTTTGGGTATCATGTTTCCGGCGGAACGGTCGGGCTGGGCAAAGCCGCAACGCTAACGGTAATGCTTACCTCAATTTCTGTGCTGTTGCTGGATTTTATTCTTACCAAAACCATATTAAGTTTTTATTGA
- a CDS encoding ATP-binding cassette domain-containing protein: MIEFKDVTLYLSDRKVLDQLSFFVKEGELLLLVGGSGSGKSTILKLVMGLLRPDQGQVLIDGQDITHMREKDLLRIRRRFGIVFQDGALFDSLTVEENVGFYLREGLKMPEDEVKKEVCNELGNLGLRDFLDYYPAQLSGGMRKRVSIARAAIKHPKCLLYDEPTAGLDPISSQRVVDTITELHKNNVTSIIVTHEIHYFLDIVHRMMLLRDGQIVYDGEPISDIHNWYGYDFAPDVSGNCD, encoded by the coding sequence ATGATTGAATTTAAAGACGTTACGCTATATTTAAGTGATCGAAAAGTGCTCGATCAACTCAGCTTTTTTGTAAAGGAAGGCGAGTTGCTGCTGCTCGTTGGCGGCAGCGGCAGCGGCAAAAGCACCATCCTCAAACTGGTAATGGGCTTGTTGCGTCCCGATCAGGGGCAGGTGCTGATCGACGGGCAGGATATCACCCACATGCGTGAAAAAGATTTGCTGCGCATACGCCGGCGATTCGGGATTGTGTTTCAGGATGGCGCGCTGTTCGACTCGCTGACCGTGGAAGAAAACGTCGGTTTTTATCTCCGCGAAGGCCTGAAAATGCCCGAGGATGAGGTCAAAAAAGAAGTCTGTAACGAATTGGGAAATTTGGGCTTACGCGATTTTTTGGATTATTATCCCGCACAGCTCAGCGGCGGCATGCGCAAACGGGTGTCCATTGCCCGTGCGGCAATCAAACATCCCAAATGCCTGCTGTATGACGAACCGACAGCGGGACTGGACCCGATTTCGTCGCAACGCGTGGTGGACACGATCACGGAGCTTCACAAAAACAACGTGACGTCCATCATCGTCACCCACGAAATTCATTATTTTCTGGACATCGTTCACCGGATGATGTTGCTGCGCGACGGTCAAATTGTTTACGATGGTGAACCCATCTCGGATATTCACAATTGGTACGGATACGATTTTGCACCGGATGTCAGCGGAAACTGCGATTAA
- the hflC gene encoding protease modulator HflC, translating into MNPNRIFLLAIPVVLFFILIQQSTFIVNEAEQVIITQFGEPQGGAITKPGIHFKVPFLQDARRFDKRFLEWDGDRNEVPTRDKRFIWVDTYARWRINNPLLFLERVQNESTAQSRLDDILDGETRNAIARHDLVELIRSTNREFQVSDELDAGEESETFVKIQTGRDGIHKELLMAAAPKLDSLGIELLDIRLKRIKYVEAVQQTIFDRMIAERKRIADKFRSEGQGEASKILGDKERDLKKIESEATKEAQQIRGEADAKAAAIYAAAYDRNAQTRDFYRFLKTMESYEQSINKGDVLILSTDSEYFKFLNNINGK; encoded by the coding sequence ATGAACCCAAACCGCATATTTTTATTAGCCATTCCGGTTGTTTTGTTTTTTATTTTGATTCAACAGTCTACCTTTATTGTCAACGAAGCCGAACAGGTGATTATCACCCAATTTGGCGAGCCGCAAGGTGGTGCAATTACAAAACCGGGCATTCATTTTAAAGTGCCGTTTTTACAAGATGCCCGTAGATTTGACAAACGATTTTTGGAATGGGACGGCGATCGCAACGAAGTGCCCACCCGCGACAAACGCTTTATTTGGGTGGATACATACGCCCGCTGGCGCATCAACAATCCGCTGCTGTTTTTGGAACGGGTGCAGAACGAATCGACGGCGCAATCCCGTTTGGATGATATTTTGGACGGCGAAACCCGTAACGCCATCGCCCGCCACGATCTGGTGGAGCTGATCCGTTCCACCAACCGCGAATTTCAGGTGAGTGACGAACTGGATGCCGGGGAAGAATCGGAAACATTTGTAAAAATTCAAACCGGACGCGATGGTATCCACAAAGAACTGTTGATGGCCGCCGCCCCAAAACTGGATTCACTCGGAATCGAATTGCTCGATATTCGCCTGAAACGCATCAAATATGTTGAAGCCGTTCAGCAAACTATTTTTGACCGGATGATCGCCGAACGGAAGCGCATCGCGGATAAATTCCGCTCCGAAGGTCAGGGTGAAGCATCCAAAATTTTGGGTGACAAAGAGCGCGATTTGAAAAAAATTGAATCCGAAGCAACCAAAGAAGCACAGCAAATTCGTGGTGAAGCGGATGCAAAAGCAGCTGCCATTTACGCTGCCGCATACGACCGTAACGCACAAACCCGCGATTTTTACCGCTTTTTGAAAACCATGGAATCGTATGAGCAGTCGATCAACAAAGGCGATGTGCTCATTCTTTCCACAGACAGCGAATATTTCAAATTTCTTAACAATATTAACGGAAAGTAA
- a CDS encoding MCE family protein yields the protein MAFAKKDRNISLGVYLMVALALFLTVFVFYIVASNQKFFDAKYNIYMHLPNAQGLNRGAFITLSGLKVGVVGNMKIINEPGKRGVNIELKIDRDYKDDITNSSIAMIKTLGILGDKYVDITIGRPGDPTLEEGEYINSDAGVDPYEFFDEAAEIIVELRNVLRNTDSLTTYAMEGRGALGKLLVDRETGRDIGNIIRRMDRITASIDNGKGTLGKLMQDTTLYASLSNSSKNLESLLDSLNNGKGTFAQLKNDAEFYTKIKSMAANADSLMYKMQHGGTVAALLNDPKLYETLVSLTRSLDSLTTDMKKRPGRYVKFELF from the coding sequence ATGGCTTTTGCAAAAAAAGATCGAAATATCTCCCTCGGCGTTTATTTGATGGTTGCGCTGGCGCTGTTTCTCACGGTGTTTGTGTTTTACATTGTTGCATCCAACCAAAAATTTTTCGACGCCAAATATAATATTTACATGCACTTGCCAAATGCGCAAGGACTTAATCGCGGTGCATTTATCACGCTGTCCGGATTAAAGGTTGGTGTTGTTGGTAACATGAAAATTATCAACGAACCCGGAAAACGCGGCGTCAATATCGAGCTGAAAATCGACCGGGATTATAAAGATGATATCACCAATTCTTCCATCGCCATGATCAAAACGCTGGGAATTTTGGGGGATAAATATGTGGATATCACCATCGGCAGACCCGGCGACCCCACTTTGGAGGAAGGCGAATACATCAACAGCGATGCCGGCGTTGACCCATACGAATTTTTTGATGAAGCCGCAGAAATTATCGTCGAGTTGCGAAATGTGCTCAGAAATACCGACTCGCTGACCACATACGCAATGGAGGGACGCGGCGCGCTCGGCAAATTGCTGGTTGACCGGGAAACCGGGCGGGATATCGGCAACATCATCCGGCGGATGGACCGCATCACTGCCAGCATCGATAACGGCAAAGGCACGCTCGGCAAATTGATGCAGGACACCACGCTGTATGCCAGCCTCAGCAACAGTTCCAAAAATCTGGAATCGCTGCTGGATAGCCTCAACAACGGCAAAGGCACTTTTGCGCAATTGAAAAATGATGCGGAATTTTACACAAAAATCAAATCGATGGCGGCAAATGCGGATTCACTAATGTATAAAATGCAGCACGGCGGAACCGTCGCGGCATTGCTGAACGACCCGAAATTATACGAAACGCTGGTCAGCCTCACCCGTTCGCTCGACTCACTGACGACGGATATGAAAAAACGTCCCGGTCGATACGTGAAATTCGAGCTGTTTTAG
- a CDS encoding WbqC family protein, which produces MPKTLAAALPEYLPTLPFFKKMQIADVFLLADDVMFSRQSPVQRCRIRTADGELWLSVPVLQKQRGRQNIGDVIIDETRNWRQKHWRNLRHSYQFSAYFDFFADEFSAMFDYRRQRLLDVNIASIETLCKCLQLLPEIVRASAIAIPETGGASERIAELTIACGCDVYLASPGDRRFLDETAFKKRGIQLQYLESDHSEENVFSAVDALFQKGPVALR; this is translated from the coding sequence ATGCCCAAAACATTAGCCGCAGCGCTGCCGGAATATTTACCCACGTTGCCATTCTTTAAAAAAATGCAGATTGCGGATGTGTTTTTGCTTGCAGATGACGTGATGTTTTCCCGGCAATCGCCGGTGCAGCGGTGCCGGATCCGGACTGCAGACGGTGAGTTGTGGCTATCGGTTCCGGTGTTGCAAAAACAGCGCGGTCGCCAAAACATTGGTGATGTGATCATCGACGAAACGCGCAACTGGCGGCAAAAACACTGGCGAAATTTGCGGCACAGCTATCAATTTTCAGCGTATTTCGATTTTTTTGCAGACGAATTTTCGGCGATGTTCGATTACAGAAGGCAGCGGTTGCTGGATGTGAATATCGCGAGCATCGAAACGCTGTGCAAATGTTTGCAACTGCTTCCGGAAATAGTGCGGGCGTCGGCAATTGCTATTCCGGAAACGGGCGGCGCGAGCGAGCGAATTGCGGAACTGACCATCGCTTGCGGCTGCGATGTGTATCTCGCCAGCCCGGGCGATCGCCGTTTTCTGGATGAAACCGCGTTCAAAAAACGCGGCATTCAACTTCAATATTTGGAGAGTGATCATTCGGAAGAAAATGTGTTTTCGGCAGTAGATGCATTGTTCCAGAAAGGTCCGGTGGCGTTGCGCTAA